The genomic stretch cccAGCCGTGTGGGCTCAGGGTTCACTTTTCTGTTCTAAATAAGCTCAGATCATAACTCAGTTATTTGCTGGGTCTTTATGCAAGAATATTTAACATAGAGTTTGGTCTCAATGCTGAAACAAGAGGATTGTCCGTGCGTTGCCCCTTGGGTCTGACGCACAAGGAGATATCGCCTTGCTGGATTTTCTTACACTTTGAATACGACGAGGGCGttaaaaccccctttttttcacTGGAGTTAGCTGGAGTGACCATGTAACACCGCTCTGTAACACATCTTGCCTTCCTGTGTCCTATGAAAGATGGgaccagcagcaaaacacatgCCCCAGAACTTGCCACGTAAGTATTGTGCTGCTCCGTTAAGGCTTTTATCAATTTACTTTTTCACTTTGACATGGTATTGCTGCcgcttttttgttttaaacaccCTTCTGTCTCCTTTCAGCTCTGAAACTGCCTCGCAGCTCACTGGAAGAGTGAATGCCCTCCCTGAGACCCAGtcccagcaaaggaaaatgtgacGGTAAATCTGGCAgttgcttttctcctctccctgcccattGCTGGACACGTAGCAGCAGGGGACACCAGGCTCTTAAATTCAGTTTGAGGGTGGAAAGGTTTGGGTTAGTTCTAGGTAGTCCTTGTTAAGGCCAAAAGCAAATTAGAAGagggatatttttattttcgTTCTCTCTCTGGCATTTCTTGAAGTCCTGCATGCTTTCCATTCAAAATCCTGGCGTTCAGACCTCCAAAAGTGCGTTAGTGCCTAAAGATGCACCCGGAGATTTGCAGAAGCGGCTGATGCAAGCGGCCGTTGGCTTTCCTGGGCCACCGGTGCAGTTTTGGGGCTTTCAACCCTCTGTCTCCAAAGCCCTTTGTAAAGTTCAGGTCCGTGCTGCCCTCTCTAACGCTGAGTTTGGTTACAGAGGTTGTATTTACAAGCGTTTGATTCATTTTCCCCGCCCTCGTTGCAGCAACTGGAAGAATAGagataaaatactattttatgaGTGAAAGCAAGAGCTTACAGACTTGGGTGTACTCATCTTCTTCTCGCTTCCCAAAGGCAATGCCATCATGAGCTGAtgctaaaacatttttaagagatTGTGGACAAAGATGCCCAGCCCctatttttattcagtgctgAGGATGTGGTCTGGCATCCTCATCTATTAACGATCTCTTTATTTCTCCTCCCCACAAAAGAACGCCTGTTTTTTTAACGTAGCTTTCTTTAATTTCAGGATGTCAGCCAGAAATAGCTGCTGTTTCCACGGAGCTGAGGATAAATTGTAGATTGAACGAGGCTGGCGTGAGGTTGACAGCAATCTTAAATGACCTGGGACATACCCAAAACCATGTGAAAGACTTTTTGTAATGAGTAATAAAGAATATATTCCTATTTATAGTGTCTGAAAGGTGCATTTGTTAACGCAGTTTCCTGCTCTGTTGGTGAGAGAGGTTGAATTcccaaaatggaagaaataaaagataaatggTCGCCCAGAGGATGATTTTAATGTAGGGTTTGCTCGGAAACCCATCAGCTGCGAGGCTGGAGGACCACGGCTTGTTGGCTCTGAGGCTGCGGACAGAGAGAGGGGACAAGACCCTCGCTCAAGGTGCTTCTTTCTCGTTGCAGCTGCAAGAGGCGAGCCCGGCCGTGCGACGAGGACATGGCCCAGATCGGCCCGAAGAGGATCAGGTacgtggggctggtggggaagggagaagctgACGTGCCATTTCCCAGCCCTTCCATGGTGGGACACCCTGGACAAGCAACGCTTGCTCTGACGGGAGCCTCCCGAAGGACTTTATTTGCCTAACTTAAGCCTTTGGTGGGTGGGTAAGAGGGAAGATGGGGGAGGAGGACTTAGCGGGGTGCCAAATCCAAAAGCCGCAGCTGTTTTGGCTCTCCTTCCTGCTCATCCTGATGATGGCTTCCACCTTGTCTCCCGCAGGAAGGCAGCGAAGCGCGAGATCCTCCTGTGCGACTTTGAAGGCTGTGGCAAGATCTTCTCCAACCGCCAGTACCTGAATGTGAGGGCTGGGGGCAACTGTTGGGCTTAAATCCCCCTCTCGCACCCCGGGAGGTGCAGCCGAGcagccctccccctccccgTCTCTTCTGGGGCTACTGGGAGCTCTGGTGACCCACCAGATGAGTCAGGTTTTGCCTGGCCAAGCTTGGTTCGGGGTGTCTTGGCTGTTGTTCCAGAGCTGGAATTGGGCAACCTGAATTGCCTGTGGCTTTTTGAAGCTGGGTGATAGGTACGGGACCTGGCCCCGTGTGCTCAGCAGCGGCTCAGGGTGCCGGAGGTCACTTGATGTCCCACTTTGTGCTTCAGGGAGcaaaatggggggtggggtgggggtgttgcTGGAAGGTGCCCTTGGGCTTTCTTCAAGCGCAGCTTCTCAGCACCGacctcctctcttcttcctccccctttttctcctccaaacgGCAGCACCACAAGAAGTACCAGCATGTCCACCAGAAGACCTTCACCTGCTCAGAGCCCAGCTGCGGGAAGTCCTTCAACTTCAAGAAGCACCTCAAGGAGCACGAGAAACTGCACAGCGGTGAGAGCTGGCTGCCTGTCTGCAGGCACGGACCCCTCCCGTACAGATACGTACCTCCCCGTACGTCCTCCCCTGCGCAGGTCCCACCTCTGCTGGGTTACGGCTGGCCATCGCCACCGCCTCACCATTCACGTTTGCGTCCCTGGTAGATGTTCACCAcacctctttgctttctgctcccaAGATCTATTGTCcatctctgtttctgtgctgggaAAGCATCCTGCCTCCTAAAATACATCAGGAAGGGCCCCCAGACTGCTCTTCTAGGCTGGATCAGCCCCtagttgttggttttgtttggttttttgttttttcttctgccccACAGACAAGCGGGACTATATCTGTGAATTCTGCGCCCGTTCCTTTCGTACCAGCAGCAACTTGATCATCCACAGGCGTATCCACACAGGGGAGAAACCCCTGCAGTAAGTACCAGTCCCATCCTTGTGACCGTTGGACTCCCCGGGTGCCATCAGGATTTCTTCTTGTTGCTCTTCAACTCGAAATCAGCTTCTTGGTGCGTGGCTCTATGGAGACCCGAGCTGCCTGCCACGGGCAGCCGGAGGACCGgctgttatttttgctttgcctgaAGGTTCCTGGCCCCAGGGCCGGCTGCGGTCTgatccagcagcttcagggcGTGGGCTCGATTTGGAGAAGCTTTTAATAAGCTGGGATTTGATGAGAGCAGTGCGTTTCCTTGCCTGGAGGGTGTGCTGAAGCCACACAGAACTAAGAGCAGTGGCTTTGCTAAACCCACCTAGAACTGCAGCATCAAGATGATGCGGGGCCCGTTCTCCCTCGTGCTTAATCCCTTGTAGCAcctttctggggtttttttcaagatgaTTTTACCTTGAATCCTGCCCCGCTTTCTCCCAGGTGTGAGATCTGTGGCTTCACCTGCCGCCAGAAAGCCTCCCTGAACTGGCACATGAAGAAACACGACGCTGACTCCTTCTACCAGTTCTCCTGTGACATCTGTGGCAAGAAGTTTGAGAAGAAAGACAACGTCACTGCCCATAAAAGCAAAAGTCACCCGGAGGTGCCCGGTGGACCCCCACAAGCTGAGGGGGGCCAGGGGCAGACTGTGCCATCCCCACCGCCCAACCTCGgcgcagggatgcaggcagggctggagcagccggAGGTACCCGGAATGGTGGCCGTGGAGATGCCAGGGCTCGGAGACGCTCCGGGGAGTAGCGGTGAACCGGAGAAGACCCCCCCGTCTCCTTTTGCAGCCTCATCCGAGTATCAGAGGGGCGGTGGGCAGGATCCAGCTGCGCCCTGAGGCCAGGTGACGGATGGCGTTGGCTTGTAGCAGGACTCATCCTCCAGTTCATGGCCTCCCGTGGGGCCAGGAGGACCAAGGGAGCAAGGTGAAATGACGCCGGCCCCCACGGCACGTGGCAGCAGCACATCCAGGTGCCAAAAATACAAGGGACAGGGGGAAATCCCACCGAAGGCTTTCCCACCCCAACCTGGGCTTCCCTCAAGCTCGCAGCAGCACCGCCACAAGCAGAGAGCATCTTCCTGCGAGGAGGGAGCGTGAGGCTGCCGGAGGCATTGCCAGGGCCCTTaataaagacttttttattttatgtaaaaaaaaaaaaaaaaaaaaaagtgggtttcCCCACTTGCGCCAGCCGCCTCTGCACCTCAGTGCTGTTTCTATGAAAAACAAGAGGTAGAAAAGCAAGACTTCTGTGTGTGCAGCCTGCCTCAACACCCCGGCCAAAGGTCATCTGTATttagcacaataaaaaaaaaaaaaataagggcGAGTTAGATCGGGAAGTCAACAGTAGGTTCTGGCCTCAGAAATGGGCATTACTTGATCCGGTGAcgcttcccccagccctctgagcatccctTGCCTTTTATTGAGCCTTTTTGCAAAGGACTGTAGTAGTTACGCAGCCTTGAAGGTCACAGCTCAACAGGGTttatcaaaaaacccaaaaccctgCCAAGTGGGGGCTGGAAGATGCTTTTGACACAGATaaaggggctgcagggaggctggagcGCCTGTGGGAACCGGGGACTCAAACTGGGGCTGGCTGTAGGGATTACAAGTCAGGCTGTGACCTCAAATAGCAATTGGAgggtgaaaataaaattttaaaaaaaagcacgtTCCAGGAGAGAAGAGTGCTAGAGGTGGGTTTTTCCACTGattctgagcagcagctgcaacaaGGACTAAATCCCAGCTGTGAGCCAGAGTGTGGCCCCTTCTCCCAACTGTGCTGTCGGCTTAGAGAAAGTGATAACGAAGGCATTTAACCCCAAAAATGGGTTGTGAGAGCTCCTGGCCCAAGGGCAAACAGCAGGGTTAGCGGCGGCACAGAGACGCCCCGTATCATGGGcgcctgccctgctgctgctcagggttTTCCTGAAATCTGGGGCAGTTCCTGGAACAAGCACCCCCgttccccccagcccagcaccccttccccaccccgTCCTTTCCTGGGCGCAGATGGTGGGTACTtgcccttttccttctgcagccagaacagaaaaacatcagaCTGTTGGGCACTTTTTTTTGAGGGTActgggtttgtgggttttttagttggttggggtttttttggttgttttgttttggtttttttttttgcacagcaacttttattttcccactAAACAGAGTGACAGGGCAAAGAGACGTAACAGCATCGCGGGATCAcacaagggcaggcaggggtttgTAAGCACGCGCGAGATCACACCTAAAACAAggcttccccctccttccccacgACACGGCCTGAGCTTCCAGCGGGAGGgagctccccccccccacaaAGCCAACCCCACGCACTCTGCAAGGCCGAGCACGCCCGAGCCCCCGCGGGCTCTCCCCTCCAGCTACACCCCTGCCAGCTTTTGGGGTGACCCCAAAGCATCCATCGCCCCTTTACTCGCTCCCCAGGGCTCCGCTCTACTCCAGCCCTGTGGATGCTTCAGCGTtaacggggaggggggggggggggggaagcgaCGAGGGAGATCGTCGGGTTTTGCTCTCTTAGCGCTAGCAGCCGCGGAACAGGCTGGACCCTTTCccaaggaggaaaggaaagcgaggatggggtgggggggaagctAAAAGGTGACCTGCAGAGCAACAGGTGTCAGAAATCAGGGCTTGGATACAGCACCTCTCCTCCTCGCGCAGGTTTTCTAGCCCTCAAGAACTTCCCGGGGTGCACAAAAGCAGGTGGCTTTGGCTACGGATCAATGCAGGATGCGATAAACCCCTAAGGAAGCTTTTCTCCCTGGTTACATCCCTGTTTACATGGGGCAGCCAacttcaaacaaaacaagactaaaaaaaaaaataataataaaaatgggGCTGCTTACACAACAGGCCATAGTGGGGGAAACAACCCCACGTAGGGGCTATTTAAGCAGCCCCCCCCTCAATGGTCGATGCCCCAAAGGAAGGTTTTTTCAGGGTTAAAGAGACTCAAAACTTTAAAACGCAACAAGAAAACGTTAACCCGAAAGCCGAACAAGGGACAGTCAGGAGTTGTGGGGTCCTCTGAAAGCAAGGGGGAAAAGGGGACAGGACTGGGCACTACTTGCAGGTCACCTTGGGGAGGGTTAAAGAAACTGGACGGGTCAATTGCAAAGGGAAAGCGAGGAGCCCACATAGAAGagccagaagaaaggaaagatctTTTCGGTGAAAGCGGCTGTGAAGGTGAAGATGGGAGCCATGTTATCGGCATTGTAAAACGCCACCCACCCGCCTTCGTAGTCCAGGTACACCCCAATCTTCCTGGGCCTCTCACACAGGGACAAGGGCGTCTCTGGGGAGGTGAAAGCCTGATACTGATCCCAATTCTTCCCCTTCCAGTTCAGCCCCACCGCCCAGATCCCCTCTTCCGGAGCAAAGTCGATTTTCTCCTTCCTTCGCACAGACTCACGGGCTGCCCCCAGGACCCAGCTCTCGCCATCTCCCACCTCCACCTCCCAGTAATGCCTCCCAGCTACGAAACCCTCTGCCGCCAGCACGCAGAAGGAGTAATCGAATCTCTTGGGGTTTGCTGGGAGTTCCTGGGGAGCGCTCCTGAGCCGCACGCTCCTCTTGTCCTCCGACAGCACCAGGTAGGGGTTGGCCGTGTCTGGGTCCAGAGAGAGATCACCTGAGAAGGGGGAAACACAGACATGAGCCACCCTCCGAGGGGATCCATCATCTCTGCCCCAAACCAGACCAGGACAACACCAGGAGAGTCACCTCCAACAGCCTGAAGCACCCAAACCCGCAGGGGAACAAAGATCAGGCTCCACTTTCTAATTCAAGCAGAGAAACAGCCAGGTCTATACTGCAGGCCCACTGGCCTGCCCCATCCGAGGCGCCTCCTTGCTCTGGAATAGAAATTTTTGAgcagaaatcacttttttttttttttttttcctccctctccccaagTCACTAGCAAGTGCCAGAGAGGAATGAGCACAGATACCCTCGTGTTTAAGGGCTGCTTCTGTACTCGGGGCGCTGCACGGTCTGAAAACAACTGCAAGTGGGGAAGATCAGGGCCCGCCAAAGGCAAAACGGGTCTGTCCTGAGCCCAGCGACATCCCTGAACTCCCAGCAGCACATGCAAAGCTTGCAAAGTCCATCTCTGAGCTAACTCAACACCCGCTAGCGGGGCCAAAGGTCTCCTCGCTTCGGGTAGAGTGGATCAGCTTCTGAAGAGTCCTCCTAACCCCCCAGTTTCCTACCCAACTCATGGGCTGCCCCCTTCATGGACTCCATCCAGCAGCTGGATCTGGTTCGGGgttgtttccccccccctcccttggcagcacagcagtaattttctcttctcctgACCTCCAAGGCTAGCTTGAAGGTCCTACCGCTTAGATCCTCCCCACGGAAGCTGAAACTCCCAAATTAAGCCTTGCAAAAAATGAAGGTCAGACTCCCAAAACGCAAACCGTGCTCACCTGTGTCATTCTCCAGCTCGAACCGGAGGTTCtctgagggaagaaaagaaagaaaattagatcCCTTTGCACATGGGGAGTCCCCGGGGACTGCCTACGCACACACGACCTTGCTCCTGCCTTACTGCTGCTTGGGAACAACCACGTACAGCTACGTCAGACTTCCATGCAGAAATCCGAgggaaatgtgctgcttttcaagCGAccagagctttttcttttcgATAAGCAGACGCTCAGACAATCAAGACTTCTCCCAACAAGCCCAAGCGAAAAATAAGAGCCCAGCTCAAACCATCTTCTGAGTTGAATTAAGTGTTAGGTTCATGTGAAGAGGCaccagcttttaaagaaaacctttttcagCACTCACCCTTGAACTCCAGCAAGACTTCTTTCAGCACTGCACTCTTCTGGGAAAAGCTCTTTAGTTTCTTCTCCAACTCTGCGAAGCCAGCCTCCGGCTTGCAAAACATCCAGCTCTCaaagctggggaggagaaagcagcGTTAAGAttccctccagaaaaaaatacaatctcCAAACTAGAGGCAGGGAAGaaacctgccctggcactgaAGAGGTTTGGTGTTGGACCTCTGTCAGCACTTGTGAGGCCAAACTGGACCCAAGGACCAGTCCAGTTTGGGGCTGCCCAGTACGAGGCACAGAGATGTGGGGCTGGCGGGGGATCTCCATGCTTTGCTGAGgctcagccctgagcagcctgatccaGCTTTTGATACTGGTCCTTAACCACAGGGGTTTAGTCCCTCACCAGCTGAGTTACGCTGCAGTTTGAGGACACGCAAACCCTCCCGCGACCCCACCGGTCATGAATCCCCTTCGTGAAGGTTTGGGTGTGCCTCAAAGGCAACACCCGGGTGTGGGTGAGAACCATAAAGGAGGCAGAAGCAAAGCTGGATGGGGTGTACATCCTCGCaacaccagctctgcctccGCTGTGAGCCTCCCAGTTAACCCAGCAAGGGCCCAGGTTCACTCACCTGCTTCCAGCTGGGGCAACACCCTGGAgagagagttaaaaaaaaaaaaaaccaaacaacaaactaaTCAGTACAAGTCTTTCTTCTACCTCACAGCCTCCAAAATCCTCCCCAAAACTGGCCCCATGGCTGCTTTGCTGAGGGGATCAGCTCTCAGCAGCTGTTTCCAAAGCACCACACAGTCGGACTCACGGAGGTGGCAGAATTAGTTTATAAATatggggttgggtttttttttctccttcccctttttcttttttggtgtgGGTGGGGGCgggaaaaaagtgctttttttaaaagacactaAGAAAAATCATGATTGCCATCAAGCCGCAAAAGCCGTAAGGATTCAGGGCTCACAGCAACAATGGAGCAACACAAAGCATCTGGGACATTTGTCTGGTTATTTCTATCAAAAGAGAACCAAGTAGCTTCGCTACTACAAAGGCCAACCCAACCCCCCAAAGCTGTGCTAAAATCTGGGGTCCCACTTGCAAAAACAGCCCAGCAGCCTTGCAGCCAGTCAAAAACCCCGACTCACAGCTGGGCCAGCTCCAGCACCGACTTCATTGGATCCgagctgctcctcagcagagCACCTCAGCATCCTGTGGTCCCCGTAAATGGATTTTTGTCCCCAGGCATCCAAACCCCGAGCTCTCCCAAGTTTTGTACCTACTACACCATAACCTCTGGGCTGGGAGGACAAGTCCCAGGAGTCTCACCTGCCCAGACTGGTTGCCGGGGCCGTTCTCTCCTTGCTCACCCAGCAGCTTATCGAGCTGGGCGATCTCCTCAGAAAGCCGGGAGACACTCTCATCTCTCCTCTTGACAATGTCTCTGTCCAGCTCCTCCAGACGggacagcaggagctgctccttctcctccaggaAGCCTCGGAGCTCCTTGCACTCGGCCACAATCTTCTGCCTCTCCACTTCCGTCTGCTTCTACGAAACCCAGAGGGGAAACCCACGTGAGACAGACATCCCCGTGGCCAGGGGAGGTCTGGGGAAACCCCCAGCCCGAGGCACTCACCAGCAAGTCTTcgctctgcctctccctctcAGCCTTGGCTTCTTCACGCCCTTTCCTCAAGGAGCTCAAATGCTCCTGTGGCACCTcctggaaggagagaaaagagatcTGTTGGGAATCTTTCCTATTCGGGATCAGGAATACGGAGGAAAGGGATGATGGGGGGttccccccagcactgctgctaaaACTGGCCAAATTTCATCaaacatggggtttttttgcagctggagaACACCACGAACCCGAACTGAGGTCAGGCCATCGCTGCACGTCTTCCCCTGCCCCGTTATCTCCAACTGTTAAGTTTTGGGCATGCCAAGAAAGCCAAAAACTTTCCCCAGACAGCCCAAAAAAACTGTCCCCTGAACAGCCTGAGCAGTATGGAGCcaggtgcaggaggaggaataaaACGCAGtaaggcaaaacaaacaaacaaaaaaaacccaccaccaacaacaaaaattaaagctAATTTTTAGCTCCCTATAAGAGCGCAGCTGCAAACACAAGGCACCAAGTCCCACCCACACGAAAACCCCTTCAGCCTCTGTGCCTCTCGGGATCAGCTTTCACATCCCAGCCGCGCCACGAGCAGGGGAGACCAGCCAAGGCACCCCCACATCTGCCTGAACCCCACCAAGACGGAGGGGCCGCCTGCCTCCAGGCTTCTTGCTAAGTTTATTAACAGCTTATTAGTGGAAACTGTCATGCCTGTCCTTGTTTAAATCATTTGACCTccaaggaagctggagagacTCCTAGCAACactaaacaaaaagcagcagggcTTTAGGGAGCAAGCAACGACAGATCTTTCATAAATAAAACGCAAAGCTACAgagattttgctgctgttaaccAGCTGTGCGAACCGGGCCTTGCTACCACAGAACTGATGGTAACGCAGAATTTAAGCACGAGAGAAAAGCAATGATCAGAAAGGCGGGAGCGCAGGTTACGAGCGGCCTCCAAGGAGCAACAACCAGTTGTTAAAAACACGTAAAAGCCTATTAGtgacgggggggggggcgggaaaaACCCACAGAGAGCAACAGCCTGAGCAGCATTCAGTGGCGGACCTGCCTATGGGCACTGTGGTCCTAAAAAAAGGACGAGATCCCGAATTTGGGGGCGAGGGGGGAAACAATGCCAACTCAAGCTTCAGCTTCCCATCAAGAGCAACCCCGGCCATCGAAGCTGGCAAGGATGGCGCAACTGGGCACCCGCCACAATTTCGGTGCAAAATTCAGTAGCAAAGCCTTTGGTGCCACCTGCCTCGACAGCGCTAATTGCAAGAATTAATATGCAGCTGTTAATGATCACGCAAGCCCCTTCCCCTGTCGGGATCACCCCGGCTGTGCCAgtgccaccctcctcctccagccgcTGCTGCGCAGTAAACATCTGCTCCCTGTCCGGCATCTTGGTTTTCCTCCACCCTGCCAGAGGAACGAGGCCTGGCCGCTCAGGGTCAGGCTGCCACGctcaccctccccccccctAATTATTAATTCCTAGTTATCTCCATCAAGGAGCCCCCCGCACGGCGATGTGGGGGTCTCCCCTTCATCACCACGGTGGTTTCGGCAGAGATCGAGCCGCGGAGGCCAGGCTCTGGATTCACTCTGTGTTCTGCGTCACGTTGctcagctgccctgtgctggtttttttgtttggctgttggggtttttttggtttggggttggttttttttttgggggtggtttttgtttttctttctggggggggggagggggtaaGCCACTCCTGAAGGATCCCTGCTCCGCTTTAACCCCAGATTGTGCTTGGTGCTAGAAACCCACCCCTCTACCTGCAGAAGCCAGGCTCCACGCTCACTCCAGAGCTTttctgcccagggaagcggGAGC from Falco rusticolus isolate bFalRus1 chromosome 22, bFalRus1.pri, whole genome shotgun sequence encodes the following:
- the LOC119140537 gene encoding E3 ubiquitin-protein ligase TRIM7-like is translated as MEAPPAPPAVPPAPCSAARSLQDELTCPVCLEYFNDPVLVAECGHNFCRACVTQCWEDSARRLCCPQCREPVPQRLFRPNRSLGNIVHIVRQLGLPPGPAEPPPGPPAPAPPLPAAAPPGPPGPPRCPRHGEPLRLYCVQDRRAVCVVCHLSREHRTHTVLPAEEAAHAAEEVPQEHLSSLRKGREEAKAERERQSEDLLKQTEVERQKIVAECKELRGFLEEKEQLLLSRLEELDRDIVKRRDESVSRLSEEIAQLDKLLGEQGENGPGNQSGQGVAPAGSSFESWMFCKPEAGFAELEKKLKSFSQKSAVLKEVLLEFKENLRFELENDTGDLSLDPDTANPYLVLSEDKRSVRLRSAPQELPANPKRFDYSFCVLAAEGFVAGRHYWEVEVGDGESWVLGAARESVRRKEKIDFAPEEGIWAVGLNWKGKNWDQYQAFTSPETPLSLCERPRKIGVYLDYEGGWVAFYNADNMAPIFTFTAAFTEKIFPFFWLFYVGSSLSLCN